AGTTTGCCTATAAAACCATCTCCTAATTTACCAAATGATAAAAGTATAAATCTATACCCAAGTTTGTGTTTCTTTGAAGGAACCAATGTTTCTGCAGGTAGAGGGACTGAAATGCAATTCCAAATTTATGGTTCTCCATTTTTAACCAAAAGCAATTTTACTTTTACTCCACAAGCAAATGAAGGTGCTAAATACCCTAAGTTTAAAAACCAATTATGTTACGGAGAAAATCTACAAGAAATTGGCAATCTGAGTAAAATAGATTTGTCTTTTTTGATAAAAGCTTACAAGCAAAATACGTCTAAAGACTTTTTTAATAATTTCTTCACCAAATTAGCAGGAACAAAAAAACTACAAGAACAAATAGAAAAAGGTATCTCAGAACAAGAAATTAGAAAAACCTGGCAGAAAGATTTAAATGCTTTTAAATTGGTTAGAAGTAAGTATTTGATTTATAAGTAGTTTTTAAAATGAATTATTAAGAGTTATTTTGTTTACCAATTATAGATTCCTGCTTTCGCAGGAAAGACAAGAAGTAAGACTAATTTTATAGATACAATAAAATAAGCATGCTTGTCATTCCTGCGTAGGCAGGAATCCAAACTAACTTGAAAGAACGCTTAATTGTTAACTTTTAAAAGGAGTAATTTTTTAAATGAATTTTTAAGTACTATTTTGTCTATCAATTATAGATTCCTGCTTTCGCAGGAATGACAAAAAAGAAGACTAATTTTATAGATACAAAAGAATAAGCATACCTGTCATTCCTGCGTAGACAGGAATCCAAACGAATTATTTATGATGGGTATATGCTAACTTTTAAAAGGAGTGATTTTTTAAATGAATTTTAAGTGTTATTTTGTTTAGCAATTATAGATTCCTGCTTTCGCAGGAATGACAAAAAAGAAGAGTAATTTTAGAGATACAAAAGAATAAGCATACCTGTCATTCCTGCGTAGGCAGGAATCCAAACAAACTATTTTAGAGGGACTAAATGTTAACTTTTAAAAAGAGTAATTTCTTAAATGAATTTTTAAGAGTTATTTTGTTTAGCAATTATAAATTCCTGCTTTCGCAGGAAAGACAAAAAAGAAGAGTAATTTTAGAGATACAAAAGAATAAGCATACCTGTCATTCCTGCGTAGGCAGGAATCCAAACAAACTAATCAGAATGGTTAAATGCTAAAATTTAAAAGAAGTAGTTCTTAAATGAATTTTTAAGAGTTATTTTGTTTAGCAATTATAGATTCCTGCCTTCGCAGGAATGACAAAAAAAGAGTAATTTTAGAAATATAAATGAATTAATAAATCTGTCATTCCCGAGTATACAAGAACCCAAACTTCAAAAATAAATGAAAACAATCCATCAATATTATGTTTATCTTTTAGCAAGTAAAATTAGAGGGACATTATATATTGGTGTAACAAATGATTTACAAAGAAGAGTTTATGAACACAAAATGGGAATCAAAAAGGGTTTTACACAAAAGTACGGTGTAAATAGGTTGGTTTATTTTGAGACGTTCGAAAATATTGAAGAAGCTATTACAAGAGAAAATAATATGAAAAAGTGGAAACGCGATTGGAAAATTAAATTAATTGAGGAAGAAAATGTTCAATGGCTAGATTTAGCTAGCGATTGGTATGATGATATTTTATAGCGTTTGTCATTTCTGTTTTCGTAGAAATCCAAACAAACTATTTAGAATGACTAAATGTTAACTTTTAAAAAGAGTAATTTCTTAAATGAATTTTAAGTACTATTTTGGCTACCAATTATAGATTATTGTTTTCGCAGGAATGACAAAAATGTGTATAAATATCAAAAATATAAAAAAAAATAAGCATGCTTGTCATTCCTGCGTAGACAGGAATCCAAACTAACTTGAAAGAACGCTTAATTGTTAACTTTTAAAAGAAGTAATTTTTAAATGAAGCTTTAAGTGCTGTTCTGTTTACCAATTATAGGTTCCTGCTTTCGCAGGAATGACAAAATGAGTATTAGTATCAGAAATATAAAAAAAATAAGCATATCTGTCATTCCTGCGCAGGCAGGAATCCAAACAAACTATTTAGAATGGTTAAATGTTAACTTTTAAAAGGAGTAATTTTTAAAATGAATTTTTAAGTACTATTTTGTCTATCAATTATAGATTCCTGCTTTTACAGGAATGACAAAAAGTAAGACTAGTGTCAGAAATATAAAAAGAATAAGCATACTTGTCATTCCTGCGCAGGCAGGAATCCAAACTAACTTGAAAGAACGCTTAATTGTTAATTTTTTAAAGAAGTAATTTCTTAAATGAAGCTTTAAGTGCTGTTCTGTTTACCTATTATAGATTCCTGCTTTCGCAGGAATGACAAAATGAGTATTACTATCAGAAATATAAAAGAATAATCATATCTGTCATTCCTGTGTAGACAGGAATCCAAACAAATTATTTTAGAATGACTAAATGCTAACTTTTAAAAGTAGTAATTTTTAAAATGAATTTTTAAGAGCTATTTTGTCTATCAATTATAGATTCCTACTTTGTAGGAATGACAAAAATTAAACTGTCTCTACTCCAGTTGGTTTTCTAGATGCTTAAAAAGGTTGTTTTAATAATTCTTCTATAGAAAAACTTAAAATCAAAAAAGCTCGTAATTTCTCACGAGCTTTTTTAGTCTTTGTTAAATAATCCTTATATGTTAAGGTTGTAAGTTAATCCAACAGAAAAGTTAGTCGATTTACCAATATTACGACCGTCAATTACGCTGCTAAAACCTAGACTAGCACCTAATTCTGGAATGATGTTTTTGTAAATAGTTGCACCAATTCTTGTGTATTCTACTTTTGTTTCAGGAAAATTACCTGCAAAAGTACTATCAGTAATATCTACACCATCAGTAGAAGCTAAATAATCTAACCAACCTTCTACATAAATAAGAGAACTAGCATATCCTATTTTTGTTGTTGCATAATATGCATTTGGGACATCAAATTTTGCTCCACCAGCAGTATTGTCTGTTTTTCCTCTAAATTGGTAAGAATTTAAAATAGTAGCAAAAAGTCCTGCATCGTTTTGTAAATGTAAACCTGCTGTTAAGTTTGTAGAAAAGGCATTGTTACCAAGAGATAAAATTCCATTTGGTTCGTAATCTGTAGGGATATCAAAACTTAAACCAGTTATTACATCTAAATTTACTTTATTAAAATTAAAAGTATATGCATTGTATTTTAATCCGATAGAAATATCTTGAAAACCATCTTGTTCTGTAGTTCCGTTTACAGGATCTGCAGCACCATTTCCTTTAGCAGAAATATAAGGAGCATTTAAAACAACCGATAATTTGTTTGTAATACCGTATTTAGCATAAAGACTATAAACGTTTTGGTCAATTTCATTATGAACAGGAACTGCATCCATTTTAGTTTCTCCTGCATAAAATTTTTCATAATTACTAGATGTGTAAGAAGCTGTAATAGATAGATCTCCTTTTTTAGGAGTAAATCCATCGAGTAAGCCTTGGGCATTTGTTTGTGTTGTTAATAGTAGACCAAAAATTAATCCTGATACTAATTTTGTTGTTTTCATTTTTTATGGTTTTAATAGTTCGGTTGCTTGGTCGAAGGCAAATTATTTTAATTACAACAGGGTTGATTTTTTTTTAATTTTTTTTTAATTCATTGGTTTTTTATGGAGTTTGTAGGTTCTTTATTAATTTATTAAAGAATAGATATTTTATATCGTTGTTTTTTTTGATATACCTAAGTGTTTGTTTTAAATAATGTTTTTTTTTAGTTACTGTTTGTGATTTTTTAAATTGAAATATGTTTTAGAGTTTAATCGCTATAAAATGTGTAATTTTGAAAACTAGAAATAAGCTACTTAAATTAATTCTAGTAAAGCATGTACAAATCTATTGTAAGACCAATTTTCTTTTTATTCGATCCCGAAAAAATTCATTATTTTACCTTCTCTTTAGTTAAAACACTTTGTAAAATTCCTTTTGTTTCTTCGATATTTAGAAGCTTATATGTGGTTGAAGACAAGCGTTTAGAAAAAACTTTATTCGGAATTACTTTTAAAAATCCTGTTGGTTTAGCTGCTGGTTTTGATAAAAATGCTGTTTTGTATAACGAATTGGCAAATTTTGGTTTCGGTTTTATAGAAATAGGAACCGTTACTCCAAAGGGACAAGCAGGTAATCCGAAGAAAAGATTGTTTCGTTTAAAAGACGATCAAGGAATTATAAATAGAATGGGGTTTAATAATGACGGAATGGAAGCTGCCATTAAAAACCTTAAAAAGAATAAAGGACAGGTTGTTATTGGTGGAAATATTGGTAAAAATACAGCAACTACTCCAGAAAATTATACAGAAGATTATTGCGAAGTTTTTAAAGAACTGCATCCTTATGTAGATTATTTTGTACTAAATGTAAGTTGCCCAAATGTTGGTAGTCATGCAAAATTGAACGATAAAGATTATTTATTAGAGTTAATTTCTGCTTGTAAAAACTTAAATAATAAAGAAAAAATACAGAAGCCAATTTTACTTAAAATTGCGCCAGATTTAAATAATATTCAGTTAGACGAAATTATAGAACTGGTAAGTGAAACAAAAATAGATGGAGTAATCGCTTCGAATACTTCAACAAATAGAGAAAATCTAACAGTTTCTAAAGAGCGTTTGGCAGAAATTGGTAATGGAGGTGTAAGCGGTCAACCAGTAAAAAATCAAAGTACAGCGGTTATTAAATATCTAGCCGATACATCAAATAAATCTTTTCCTATTATTGGAGTAGGAGGTATTCATTCTGAAAAGGATGCTTTAGAAAAATTAAATGCAGGTGCAGATTTAGTGCAAGTGTATACTGGTTTTATTTATGAAGGACCTGGTTTGGTAAAACGTATTAATAAAGCCATTTTAAAACAACTTTAGGTTTTATAATTGTAGCTATTTCTCTGCTTAAAAGCGTTTCTGAAAATAAGTTTATATTTAAGGGTTAAATAAATTTCATTTCAGAATGATATTTCAAGGATTAAAAATTTATGATAGAAATTCTAATTTCTTTTGCAATAGCAACTTCTATTTTATCACTTTCTCCAGGCCCAGATAATATTTTTGTACTTACACAAAGTATTGTTAACGGAACAAAATATGGGTTGGCAACAGTTATTGGTTTAATGTCTGGTTGCCTTGTTCATACTACCTTAGTTGCTTTTGGGGTTTCTGCAATCATCAAAGAAAATGAAAGTCTTTTTTTTATCATTAAATTAATAGGAGCAAGTTATTTAATATTTTTGGCGTACAAAGTATTTAAAAGTGATGCAAAAATTGTTTTATCTAATGATGGTGTTAAAAAAGAATCAATAGCTGCGTTATTTAAAAAAGGGTTTATCATGAATGTCTTAAACCCAAAAGTGGCTTTGTTTTTTTTAGCCTTTTTTCCTCAGTTTTTGTTTTCTAATACAATCTCAACCGTTATTCAATTTTATACTTTAGGAGGCATTTTTATTTTAGTTTCCTTTTTAGTTTTTGGAATGATTGCTGTTCTTGCAGGTAGTATTTCTAACTACTTAAAAGAACACGCTAAAATAGGAGTGTATTTAAAATGGGGACAAATAATAGTATTTGTCTTTATTGCAATTATGATTTTGTTGTAATTACTTGTTGTGTGTTTTTATCTTTTTTAATTCTAAAATGTCACTTCGAGTGATTTTGTAATATGAAAAAAAGGTATTGAAAACATTTAAGGACATATAAATTATTGCCTCTTTATTAAGTTGGTATATTTCTATAGAGAATGCTAAAGTAATTAAAAACACAGTTCTTTTTATAGAACAAAAGATGGGGGAAATAAAGATGTTGTTTTTACAGACAATGCAATCGTTAGAGGTTTTTGGTTTAATAATGTTTGGCATTGTAACAAAACGAAAACTTAAACGTCTTATTTATGTAACCAACTAAATATAAAAATGAGTTTTATAAGAGTATTATTTGCTATTTTCTTTCCGCCACTATCTGTAATAGACAAAGGTTGTGGATCTTTCTTTATTATCTTTTTGCTAACACTTTGTGGATGGATTCCTGGAGTAATTGGTGCTTTGGTAATTTTAAATAATCCGAAGAATTAAGGAGCATTTATTTAGGATAAATAACCGTATTGAAACCTATAAGGAATTAAGAAACCTGTTCTCCGTTTTTAATTTCTTTAGAAGGTTGTAATAATACCACATTTCCTTCTAGATTATAAACACCAATAACCAAACATTCGCTCATAAAGTTAGCAATTTGTCGAGGTTTAAAGTTTACAATAACAGAAACCTGTTTGTGTAATAAATCTTCTTTGGTATATAAATCTGTTATTTGTGCACTCGATTTTTTAATGCCTAAAGCACCAAAATCAATTTTTAATTGATAAGCAGGTTTTCTAGCTTTAGGGAAATCATTCACTTCTATAATGGTTCCTATTCTAATATCTACTTTTAAAAAATCTTCGAAGGTTATTTCGTCTTTCATATTATTTTTTCTTCATTCCTAATTTCTGTATCACCCATAATGGCCCTATCAATAAAAACTCTAAATCTTTTAAGAAAGAGGGTTTAGCACCTTCTACTTTATGCCCGTAAAACTGACCAATCCAAGCTAAAACAAAAATAATGATGGATGCATACAGTAGGTTTACATGATTACCTATTAAAAAATTAGCCATAATTGATATTAAAATAATAAAGAGCATTTCAATAAAATACCAAAAGCCCAAACGCAGATAAAAAATAGAAATAACAAGCCCTACAACTACTGCCCAATTTTCTAGTAAAGGATTAGAAAGTGCAAAAGTGTTTTCTAAAAAGCTAGTTGGTATACTCATTAGTAAACCAATAACGCTAAAAAAAATTAGAGGAACACAAACGTAATGTATGGCTTGGTTTGTTTCATTTTGATGACTTACAGCGTATTCATCAAAATATTCTTTGGCAGTTTTCATAAAATTGATATTAATAACCTACAAGATAACTATTTTTTATAAAAAAGGAATCGTTATTATTTCCAACCATTTCTAATCATAAGTTCTTCTATGTGTGCAAAATGATGTTTGCTGTGCCAAGCATAAATACAAATGTTTTCTTTTAAACTAACCTCTTTATGACCAACAGGGTGAATAAATGTTGTATTTAATTCGGCCTCTGTTAAACCATTTAAAAAATACACCCATCTAGAGTGCAAAGCCTTTAAAGCATCAATAGATAAAGAGATAGGCGCAGTTTTAGCATCATGTAATTCTGCCCAACGTTCTTCATAATAGGCCTTAATTACGGGCTTATCTTCTGTTAATGCCCATTTAAAACGGGTATACGAATTTTGATGGCTATCATAGCAATGATGTACCACTTGTCTAATAGTCCAACCGTTTTCTCTATACGGAGTATCTAATTGGTTTTCAGATAAATCTCTGGTTAAAAATTCTAATTCTTGAGGAAAACGTTCTAAAATAGAAATCCAGTCTTCAATGTTTTTTTTGGTGATATTTTCAGGGACATTTGTTCTCCCTATTGGATATTTTAATTCTTCTAGTGTCATTTATTTCTTTATAATTTTTTTCAAAAAACGTTTAGAACTGCTGTTTTCTGGGTTTATAGATAACGCTTTTTTAAAGTTGATAATTGCATTTACTGTATCTTTTTTTAATAAATAAGCTTCTCCCATGCTATCAAAAACGTTTGAACTTTCTGGGTATAAGATAGCATTTATTTTAAAAATCTCTAAAGCGTCGTCAAAATTATCTTTTTTAATAAATGTATAACCTAACTTGTTTAATGTGTGTTGATTAATGGTTGGGTTTAAAGAATCCTTTTGTTGAATCACTTTAAAAGCTTCCAAGGCTTTGCTAAATTCTTTGGCTTCAAAATATTCGTGAGGCGTTTTTTCATCATTTAATAATTTTCTAAAATGATATTTTACACCTTTGTGTTCTCTTTTTTCAGCCAATTCAATATGCATTTTTGGTTGACGTACAAAGAGTATTTTTTCGTTTAACTCTTTCATATAAAAAGCGCTGTCACTAACTTTTAATAATTTTAAATCATTATTACCACGCCATTT
The nucleotide sequence above comes from Polaribacter butkevichii. Encoded proteins:
- a CDS encoding tetratricopeptide repeat protein, translated to MKNFLTPLFFLFLLASCTSQKNSEDFITATQGRYLFNDNEVIEIYFKEHLLYAKWRGNNDLKLLKVSDSAFYMKELNEKILFVRQPKMHIELAEKREHKGVKYHFRKLLNDEKTPHEYFEAKEFSKALEAFKVIQQKDSLNPTINQHTLNKLGYTFIKKDNFDDALEIFKINAILYPESSNVFDSMGEAYLLKKDTVNAIINFKKALSINPENSSSKRFLKKIIKK
- a CDS encoding DUF962 domain-containing protein, translating into MKTAKEYFDEYAVSHQNETNQAIHYVCVPLIFFSVIGLLMSIPTSFLENTFALSNPLLENWAVVVGLVISIFYLRLGFWYFIEMLFIILISIMANFLIGNHVNLLYASIIIFVLAWIGQFYGHKVEGAKPSFLKDLEFLLIGPLWVIQKLGMKKK
- a CDS encoding YfiT family bacillithiol transferase, whose product is MTLEELKYPIGRTNVPENITKKNIEDWISILERFPQELEFLTRDLSENQLDTPYRENGWTIRQVVHHCYDSHQNSYTRFKWALTEDKPVIKAYYEERWAELHDAKTAPISLSIDALKALHSRWVYFLNGLTEAELNTTFIHPVGHKEVSLKENICIYAWHSKHHFAHIEELMIRNGWK
- a CDS encoding quinone-dependent dihydroorotate dehydrogenase; this translates as MYKSIVRPIFFLFDPEKIHYFTFSLVKTLCKIPFVSSIFRSLYVVEDKRLEKTLFGITFKNPVGLAAGFDKNAVLYNELANFGFGFIEIGTVTPKGQAGNPKKRLFRLKDDQGIINRMGFNNDGMEAAIKNLKKNKGQVVIGGNIGKNTATTPENYTEDYCEVFKELHPYVDYFVLNVSCPNVGSHAKLNDKDYLLELISACKNLNNKEKIQKPILLKIAPDLNNIQLDEIIELVSETKIDGVIASNTSTNRENLTVSKERLAEIGNGGVSGQPVKNQSTAVIKYLADTSNKSFPIIGVGGIHSEKDALEKLNAGADLVQVYTGFIYEGPGLVKRINKAILKQL
- a CDS encoding LysE family translocator produces the protein MIEILISFAIATSILSLSPGPDNIFVLTQSIVNGTKYGLATVIGLMSGCLVHTTLVAFGVSAIIKENESLFFIIKLIGASYLIFLAYKVFKSDAKIVLSNDGVKKESIAALFKKGFIMNVLNPKVALFFLAFFPQFLFSNTISTVIQFYTLGGIFILVSFLVFGMIAVLAGSISNYLKEHAKIGVYLKWGQIIVFVFIAIMILL
- a CDS encoding YqaE/Pmp3 family membrane protein; protein product: MSFIRVLFAIFFPPLSVIDKGCGSFFIIFLLTLCGWIPGVIGALVILNNPKN
- a CDS encoding transporter — translated: MKTTKLVSGLIFGLLLTTQTNAQGLLDGFTPKKGDLSITASYTSSNYEKFYAGETKMDAVPVHNEIDQNVYSLYAKYGITNKLSVVLNAPYISAKGNGAADPVNGTTEQDGFQDISIGLKYNAYTFNFNKVNLDVITGLSFDIPTDYEPNGILSLGNNAFSTNLTAGLHLQNDAGLFATILNSYQFRGKTDNTAGGAKFDVPNAYYATTKIGYASSLIYVEGWLDYLASTDGVDITDSTFAGNFPETKVEYTRIGATIYKNIIPELGASLGFSSVIDGRNIGKSTNFSVGLTYNLNI
- a CDS encoding tRNA-binding protein, encoding MKDEITFEDFLKVDIRIGTIIEVNDFPKARKPAYQLKIDFGALGIKKSSAQITDLYTKEDLLHKQVSVIVNFKPRQIANFMSECLVIGVYNLEGNVVLLQPSKEIKNGEQVS
- a CDS encoding GIY-YIG nuclease family protein, which encodes MKTIHQYYVYLLASKIRGTLYIGVTNDLQRRVYEHKMGIKKGFTQKYGVNRLVYFETFENIEEAITRENNMKKWKRDWKIKLIEEENVQWLDLASDWYDDIL